Part of the Polyangiaceae bacterium genome is shown below.
CTGTGCTTGTGGGATGGTAACAACCTCAGTACGTGCGAGGGCTATACGAACCATGGCGGCAGCTTCGACTGGATTGATGCTCAGGGAAAGACCCTGGAATTCCGACGACATGCCGTCTGGCCGACGCAAGATCCTGCTTGGCCGAACGCGGCCGTGGTGCGCCGTAAGGGCACGCTTCTATACTCGAAGTACGTATCGGGAGTTACGAGCGCAGTCCCGCTTGGCTCCTGTACGGCGACTTTGTCACCCGGCCAGAGCGTCAAGACGGCCGTATTGGCAGCCTCAGTCAACGCGGTCATCTGTTTGAACCCAGGATTATATCTCGACTCTGGCATCGAGCTCAAGACAGGTCAGGTCCTCCGAGGAACGGATACACAAAACCGCCCAGTTATCCGCAATGTCAGCGGCCGAGCATCGAGGACGATCGTTATGAGTCAGCCGGGGGCGACCGTTCGTGACCTTATCGTCGAAGGACAACCAAGAAACCGCTCCCAATACGGCATTCTGGTTTACGCCACCAGTGGATCGCGGATCTATAACGTAGATTCCAATTACGCCATCATCGGAATCGGTGTCAACGCGGGTACGGACATCGATATTCGAGAGTCAAAAGTCTCCTATGCAGGAGATGGGCGTGCCTGCTCGGGCTGTGCTCAGCCGTCCATCTGGATCACCGACAGTAGCAACGTTCGGGTGGTCAACGTGCACATGCTAAACAATGGAATCGGCCCCGAAGGTGATGGCGAACTATCATGCTACAATACTCCCGATTTGCTCGTTCAGGGCAGCTCCGTCACGAAGAGCGGAGCGGGCGGGATGTACATCGTGAACTGCGATCGCGCCATTCTGGCGGGAAACGTGATCAGCGAGGCCCAGGAGTGGGGACTCGATATCGTGAATACAGGTTACACCTCGGGCTCGGACTATGGTCTGTTTTTGAGGAATAACATCAGCGGGTCGCGTCACGGCGGTGTGGTACTCAAGAACACGATCCACGCGGCATTTCGCGAGAACACGTACACCAATAACAGGGTCGGGCCGAACGCTTCTGGTAGGTGCAACGGGGTCAATAAGAGAGGGACCACTACCGGGTTCTCGCAGTTTGGCGACAATGCAAACCGGGGATCCGTCAGTTGCAACGATTGATGCCGTCTGATATGGTCGGGGTTCTTTTCACCTGCGCTAGCGTAATTCCCCCCGCGCCGATGATGAGCACCTTCAGCGAGCCCGTCTCGCGCCATTCCGACAGCGTCTTGCGATACCCGTTGTCCTTAAGCCATCGCCTGACGACCGCTTCGGGGAGGTGCGTCAACACGGTCGGTGACGCGTCGGCCGCAGTTCGAGCGCGGTGTTCGTCGATGACCTCCGGACCAACCAACGAGCCGATCATCTCTCGACCCACGCGGTCGTCGGCGTCGACGATGAGCCCGACATGTCCCGGCTCGTCGAGCGAATTCATGATGACCAAAAGCGCCGCGACCCCCGCCAATACGGCTCGATGAAAATCCACTTCCTCAACGCATTGCCCGGACCGTACGGCTGCGTCTTCCAATGCGACGACACCCACGTCCCGGTTGCCGGCGAGCGAGAATCACCGCGG
Proteins encoded:
- a CDS encoding right-handed parallel beta-helix repeat-containing protein; its protein translation is MKRHLISFLLISLASAVTTEAAAQQFSISDKCYLPGIYSSNRCSVRYGWSSNTSNAKLCLWDGNNLSTCEGYTNHGGSFDWIDAQGKTLEFRRHAVWPTQDPAWPNAAVVRRKGTLLYSKYVSGVTSAVPLGSCTATLSPGQSVKTAVLAASVNAVICLNPGLYLDSGIELKTGQVLRGTDTQNRPVIRNVSGRASRTIVMSQPGATVRDLIVEGQPRNRSQYGILVYATSGSRIYNVDSNYAIIGIGVNAGTDIDIRESKVSYAGDGRACSGCAQPSIWITDSSNVRVVNVHMLNNGIGPEGDGELSCYNTPDLLVQGSSVTKSGAGGMYIVNCDRAILAGNVISEAQEWGLDIVNTGYTSGSDYGLFLRNNISGSRHGGVVLKNTIHAAFRENTYTNNRVGPNASGRCNGVNKRGTTTGFSQFGDNANRGSVSCND